In the genome of Kitasatospora cathayae, one region contains:
- a CDS encoding type III effector protein: MRERPEAPVTGGGPPTGPASLLAAAAALAAMDEAVRTAQDTGAATPPASQAGPEQALAALLLLRELRTELAGWEAPLVEAARAAGATWADLAQPMGVASRQPAENRYLRLKPSTGPAAPTGAGRVKAVRDRRAAERAVTDWARTNAADLRQLAAQVTALTDLAPAARPALDRLHTALGTPDAAELLTPLAAVRPHLAARHPRLAHRLDDLAQHTDQLRHDSDHRRA, translated from the coding sequence ATGCGAGAGCGGCCCGAGGCCCCCGTCACCGGCGGCGGACCGCCGACGGGCCCGGCGTCCCTCCTCGCCGCCGCCGCGGCGCTCGCCGCCATGGACGAGGCCGTCCGCACCGCGCAGGACACCGGGGCAGCGACCCCGCCCGCCTCTCAAGCCGGCCCCGAGCAGGCACTGGCCGCCCTGCTCCTGCTGCGAGAGCTGCGCACCGAGCTCGCCGGCTGGGAGGCCCCGCTGGTGGAGGCCGCCCGCGCCGCCGGCGCCACGTGGGCCGACCTCGCCCAGCCCATGGGCGTCGCCAGCCGCCAGCCCGCCGAGAACCGCTACCTGCGCCTCAAACCCTCAACCGGCCCAGCCGCACCCACCGGCGCCGGACGGGTCAAGGCCGTACGCGACCGCCGCGCCGCAGAGCGCGCCGTCACCGATTGGGCCCGCACCAACGCAGCCGACCTGCGCCAGCTCGCCGCCCAGGTCACCGCCCTGACCGACCTCGCCCCGGCCGCCCGTCCCGCCCTCGACCGCCTCCACACCGCGCTCGGCACCCCGGACGCCGCCGAACTCCTCACACCCCTCGCCGCCGTCCGCCCCCACCTCGCAGCCCGTCATCCCCGCCTTGCCCACCGCCTCGACGACCTCGCCCAACACACCGACCAACTGCGCCATGACAGCGACCATCGGCGCGCCTGA
- a CDS encoding lipase maturation factor family protein yields the protein MEWFSDADYWLGRLLFQRGLAVVYFVAFLSVAAQFRGLIGERGLLPASAFVARVRFVNAPSVFHLHCSDRFLAAVIWTGVALSAALAAGAGDAVPLWASILMWLATWAAYLSIVNVGQTWFAYMWESLLAETGFLAIFLGNADVAPPILVLWLLRWLLFRLEVGAGLIKLRGDSCWRDLTCLYYHHETQPMPGPLSWFFHHLPKPVHRVEAAANHLAQLLAPFALFAPQPAASAAAVFMIVTQLWLIASGNFAWLNWLAVVLALSVLGTGATSRTLGLPAAHHFSSPPTWYEGLVMAAAVLLVALSYWPARNLVSRRQIMNASFNPLHLVNTYGAFGSIGRARYEIVVEGTDDREIGATTVWKEYAFKGKPGDVRYRPSQIAPYHLRLDWQMWFAAISPAYAEPWFPRLLAALLDNNTEVLRLIGTNPFREDPPTYVRARLYRYRFTEWRDLRATGAWWHRTLLGDYVPPVALPGRTTAPRH from the coding sequence GTGGAGTGGTTTTCCGACGCGGACTACTGGCTGGGCAGGCTGCTGTTCCAGCGGGGTCTCGCGGTGGTCTACTTCGTGGCGTTCCTCAGTGTGGCCGCTCAGTTCCGCGGACTCATCGGGGAGCGCGGTCTGCTTCCCGCATCGGCGTTCGTGGCGCGCGTCCGGTTCGTGAACGCACCCAGCGTCTTCCACCTGCACTGCTCGGACCGCTTCCTCGCCGCCGTGATCTGGACGGGCGTGGCCCTGTCGGCCGCCCTGGCGGCGGGCGCGGGGGACGCCGTGCCGCTGTGGGCGTCCATCCTCATGTGGCTGGCCACGTGGGCGGCGTATCTGTCGATCGTCAATGTCGGCCAGACGTGGTTCGCCTACATGTGGGAATCGTTGCTGGCGGAGACCGGCTTCCTCGCGATCTTCCTCGGCAACGCGGACGTCGCCCCGCCGATCCTGGTGCTGTGGCTGCTGCGCTGGCTGCTCTTCCGCCTGGAGGTCGGTGCCGGGCTGATCAAGCTGCGCGGCGATTCCTGCTGGCGCGATCTGACCTGCCTCTACTACCACCACGAGACCCAGCCCATGCCGGGACCGCTCAGCTGGTTCTTCCACCACCTGCCCAAACCCGTCCACCGAGTGGAGGCCGCCGCCAACCACCTCGCGCAGTTGCTGGCACCGTTCGCGCTCTTCGCCCCTCAGCCTGCGGCGAGCGCCGCCGCCGTCTTCATGATCGTCACCCAGTTGTGGCTCATCGCCTCCGGCAACTTCGCCTGGCTCAACTGGCTCGCCGTCGTGCTGGCCCTGTCCGTCCTCGGCACCGGCGCCACTTCCCGCACCCTCGGCCTGCCCGCGGCCCACCACTTCTCGAGCCCGCCGACCTGGTACGAGGGACTTGTGATGGCCGCCGCCGTACTGCTCGTGGCGCTCAGCTACTGGCCGGCCCGGAACCTGGTCTCCCGCCGCCAGATCATGAACGCGTCCTTCAACCCCCTGCACCTGGTCAACACCTACGGCGCCTTCGGATCCATCGGCAGAGCCCGCTACGAGATCGTCGTCGAGGGCACCGACGACCGGGAGATCGGAGCCACAACGGTGTGGAAGGAGTACGCCTTCAAAGGAAAACCGGGCGACGTGCGCTACCGGCCTTCCCAGATCGCGCCGTACCACCTGCGACTGGACTGGCAGATGTGGTTCGCCGCCATCTCACCGGCTTATGCGGAACCGTGGTTCCCGCGGCTGCTGGCCGCACTCCTCGACAACAACACCGAGGTCCTCCGGCTGATCGGCACCAACCCGTTCCGGGAGGACCCTCCCACCTACGTCCGCGCCCGCCTCTACCGCTACCGCTTCACCGAGTGGCGCGATCTGCGTGCCACCGGCGCGTGGTGGCACCGCACTCTCCTGGGCGACTACGTCCCACCGGTCGCCCTGCCCGGCCGGACCACAGCGCCACGCCATTGA
- a CDS encoding STAS domain-containing protein: protein MRAGGEIDLATAPRLRHRLAAALEAHREVVLDLSEVTFMDCSGLRVLVQARNQADQYGGRLVLRGVGRPVARLLKLTGLSRRLAASP from the coding sequence GTGAGGGCCGGTGGTGAGATCGACCTCGCCACCGCGCCGCGGCTTCGCCACCGGCTGGCCGCCGCGCTCGAGGCGCACCGGGAGGTGGTGCTCGACCTGTCGGAGGTGACGTTCATGGACTGCTCGGGCCTGCGCGTCCTCGTCCAGGCCCGTAACCAGGCCGACCAGTACGGCGGGCGGCTCGTCCTGCGCGGCGTAGGCAGGCCCGTGGCCAGGCTGCTCAAGCTCACCGGCCTCAGCCGCCGCCTGGCCGCCAGCCCCTGA
- a CDS encoding DUF2267 domain-containing protein: MTIRWEAFLDQVQERGEYDTPRDADRAARVVLALLGAHLIGDVRAKLAARLPETFALILLNPLQAAEPLSPERFVRATAAWIDGATEKTAVWDIGAVLSTVADAAGDELMEAVLFQLPPGYDVLFGRPHPGHRP; encoded by the coding sequence GTGACGATTCGATGGGAGGCGTTCTTGGACCAGGTCCAGGAACGCGGCGAGTATGACACGCCCCGGGATGCCGACCGCGCGGCCCGCGTCGTGCTGGCCCTGCTCGGCGCCCACTTGATCGGCGACGTGCGCGCGAAGCTCGCGGCCCGTCTGCCCGAGACCTTCGCCCTGATCCTGTTGAACCCCTTGCAGGCCGCCGAACCGCTCAGTCCCGAACGGTTCGTGCGCGCCACCGCCGCCTGGATCGACGGTGCCACCGAGAAGACCGCCGTGTGGGACATCGGCGCCGTCCTGTCCACGGTGGCCGACGCCGCCGGCGACGAGCTCATGGAGGCCGTCCTGTTCCAGCTGCCGCCCGGCTACGACGTCCTGTTCGGCCGACCTCACCCCGGCCACCGACCCTGA
- a CDS encoding Hsp20/alpha crystallin family protein, with product MLMRTDPFRELDRLTQQFFGTTGTWSRPTPMPLDAYRAGDEYVICFDLPGVDPDAIDIDVERNMLTVKAERRPRHEGEDAKWEMSERPLGVFSRQVMLSDTLDPEGITADYDAGVLTLKIPVAEKAKPRKIAISQTGDRKEIKA from the coding sequence ATGCTGATGCGCACCGACCCGTTCCGCGAGCTGGACCGGCTGACCCAGCAGTTCTTCGGCACGACCGGCACCTGGTCCCGTCCGACGCCGATGCCGCTGGACGCCTACCGCGCCGGCGACGAGTACGTGATCTGCTTCGACCTGCCCGGGGTGGACCCGGACGCGATCGACATCGATGTCGAGCGGAACATGCTGACCGTCAAGGCCGAGCGCCGTCCGCGTCATGAGGGCGAGGACGCGAAGTGGGAGATGTCCGAGCGTCCGCTCGGCGTGTTCTCCCGGCAGGTCATGCTCTCCGACACGCTCGACCCCGAGGGGATCACCGCCGACTACGACGCCGGCGTGCTGACCCTGAAGATCCCGGTTGCGGAGAAGGCCAAGCCCCGCAAGATCGCCATCAGCCAGACCGGCGACCGCAAGGAGATCAAGGCCTGA
- the dnaK gene encoding molecular chaperone DnaK: MTRAVGIDLGTTNSVVCVLEGGEPAVIANAEGARTTPSVVAFGKGGEVLVGEVAKRQAVTNVDRTARSVKRHMGESGWRFPEKGDVNGKRYTAQEISARVLQKLKRDAEAYLGEDVADAVITVPAYFNDSQRTATKEAGEIAGLKVARIINEPTAAALAYGLDKENDQTVLVFDLGGGTFDVSLLEIGEGVVEVKATSGDTHLGGDDWDQRIVEHLVKQFKNGYGIDLSKDKMAAQRLREAAEKAKIELSAATETTINLPYITASAEGALHLDEKLTRAQFQQLTADLLERCEGPFHQAVKDAKIEVSDVDHVILVGGSTRMPAVTDLVKKLTGKDPHKGVNPDEVVAVGAALQAGVLKGEVKDVLLLDVTPLSLGIETKGGIMTRLIERNTTIPTRRSEVFTTAEDNQPSVTVQVYQGEREIAAYNKKLGMFELTGIAPAPRGMPQIEVTFDIDANGIMHVGAKDLGTGREQKMTVTGGSSLPKDDIDRMIREAEQHAEEDRRRKEAAETRNQGEQLLYSTEKFLTENQDKVPADVKNEVETALAELKDKLKGEDTAAIRAASDKVAQVSQKLGQAIYAQTAPGAPGGGATGTQGEEGEEVVDAEIVDEDERKGGAA; the protein is encoded by the coding sequence ATGACACGCGCAGTCGGTATCGACCTGGGAACGACGAACTCGGTGGTCTGCGTGCTGGAGGGCGGCGAGCCGGCCGTCATCGCCAACGCCGAGGGCGCCCGGACCACCCCGTCGGTGGTGGCCTTCGGCAAGGGCGGCGAGGTGCTGGTCGGCGAGGTCGCCAAGCGGCAGGCCGTGACCAATGTGGACCGCACCGCGCGTTCGGTGAAGCGGCACATGGGCGAGAGTGGCTGGCGGTTCCCGGAGAAAGGGGACGTGAACGGCAAGCGCTACACCGCGCAGGAGATCTCGGCCCGGGTCCTGCAGAAGCTGAAGCGCGACGCCGAGGCGTACCTGGGTGAGGACGTGGCGGACGCGGTGATCACCGTGCCTGCGTACTTCAACGACTCCCAGCGCACCGCGACCAAGGAAGCCGGCGAGATCGCGGGCCTGAAGGTGGCCCGGATCATCAACGAGCCGACCGCCGCCGCGCTCGCGTACGGCCTGGACAAGGAGAACGACCAGACGGTGCTGGTCTTCGACCTCGGTGGCGGCACCTTCGACGTGTCGCTGCTGGAGATCGGCGAGGGCGTGGTGGAGGTGAAGGCCACCTCCGGCGACACCCACCTGGGCGGTGACGACTGGGACCAGCGGATCGTCGAACACCTGGTCAAGCAGTTCAAGAACGGCTACGGCATCGACCTGTCCAAGGACAAGATGGCCGCCCAGCGGCTCCGGGAGGCCGCCGAGAAGGCGAAGATCGAACTGTCCGCCGCGACCGAGACGACGATCAACCTGCCCTACATCACGGCCTCCGCCGAGGGTGCGCTCCACCTGGACGAGAAGCTCACCCGCGCCCAGTTCCAGCAGCTGACCGCCGACCTGCTGGAGCGCTGCGAGGGCCCGTTCCACCAGGCCGTCAAGGACGCCAAGATCGAGGTCTCGGACGTCGACCACGTCATCCTGGTCGGCGGCTCCACCCGGATGCCGGCCGTGACCGACCTGGTGAAGAAGCTCACCGGCAAGGACCCGCACAAGGGCGTGAACCCGGACGAGGTCGTGGCCGTCGGAGCGGCCTTGCAGGCGGGTGTGCTGAAGGGCGAGGTCAAGGACGTCCTGCTGCTCGACGTCACCCCGCTGTCCCTGGGCATCGAGACCAAGGGTGGCATCATGACCAGGCTGATCGAGCGCAACACCACGATCCCGACCAGGCGCTCGGAAGTGTTCACGACCGCCGAGGACAACCAGCCGTCGGTGACCGTGCAGGTGTACCAGGGCGAGCGCGAGATCGCCGCCTACAACAAGAAGCTCGGCATGTTCGAGCTGACCGGCATCGCACCGGCCCCGCGCGGGATGCCGCAGATCGAGGTCACCTTCGACATCGACGCCAACGGTATCATGCACGTCGGCGCGAAGGACCTCGGCACCGGCCGGGAGCAGAAGATGACCGTCACCGGCGGCTCCTCGCTGCCCAAGGACGACATCGACCGCATGATCCGGGAAGCCGAGCAGCATGCGGAGGAGGACCGCCGCCGCAAGGAGGCCGCCGAGACCCGCAACCAGGGCGAGCAACTCCTCTACAGCACCGAGAAGTTCCTCACCGAAAACCAGGACAAGGTCCCGGCCGACGTGAAGAACGAGGTGGAGACGGCCCTGGCGGAGCTGAAGGACAAGCTCAAGGGCGAGGACACCGCCGCGATCCGCGCGGCGAGCGACAAGGTCGCCCAGGTCAGCCAGAAACTGGGCCAGGCCATCTACGCCCAGACCGCCCCCGGCGCACCAGGCGGCGGCGCAACCGGCACCCAGGGCGAGGAAGGAGAGGAGGTCGTGGACGCCGAGATCGTGGACGAGGACGAGCGCAAGGGAGGCGCCGCATGA
- a CDS encoding DUF2267 domain-containing protein, whose protein sequence is MTRHRRLIQQVRMLGRYPSDEEAERVLDTVLAVLGSQLAGEERCELAAALPERARAVFAAQIPLPQPVAAPAFVEAAARALDTSLAGARWDVSSVLAALESLGDDRLTDRLLAHLPRGYALLFGRADLAPTAA, encoded by the coding sequence ATGACCCGGCACCGCCGCCTGATCCAGCAGGTCCGCATGCTCGGCCGCTACCCCAGCGACGAGGAAGCCGAACGCGTCCTCGACACCGTCCTGGCCGTCCTCGGCTCCCAGCTCGCCGGCGAGGAACGCTGCGAGTTGGCCGCCGCGCTCCCTGAGCGGGCCCGCGCAGTCTTCGCCGCGCAGATCCCCCTGCCCCAACCCGTCGCCGCGCCCGCCTTCGTCGAAGCCGCCGCCCGAGCCCTGGACACCAGCCTCGCCGGTGCCCGCTGGGACGTCTCCTCCGTCCTGGCCGCCCTCGAATCCCTCGGCGACGACCGGCTCACCGACCGCCTCCTCGCCCACCTGCCCCGCGGCTACGCGCTCCTGTTCGGCCGCGCCGACCTCGCCCCCACCGCCGCCTAG
- a CDS encoding J domain-containing protein codes for MTVARPWRDHYAVLGVEPSASAQQITSAYRAQVRLLHPDSRPARSAEAGSVERLVDVIAAYEVLHDPGLRAAYDAERGGGRLHSGADEAAGRAAAVVRVAVRVVPATGNAPAATVAVRLGGKSGWPSDPAVWVGPVRVEPCARSTPLSLWEWMNRLWEVDPWL; via the coding sequence ATGACCGTTGCGCGACCGTGGCGGGATCACTACGCGGTGCTGGGAGTCGAGCCCTCGGCGTCCGCGCAGCAGATCACCTCGGCCTATCGGGCTCAGGTCCGCCTGCTGCACCCGGATTCCCGCCCAGCCAGGTCTGCCGAGGCCGGATCGGTCGAGCGGCTCGTCGACGTGATAGCCGCGTACGAGGTTCTGCACGACCCCGGGCTGCGCGCCGCCTATGACGCCGAGCGCGGCGGGGGCCGGCTGCATTCGGGGGCCGACGAGGCTGCTGGTCGTGCGGCCGCGGTGGTGCGGGTTGCGGTGCGTGTGGTCCCGGCAACCGGCAACGCGCCCGCAGCCACAGTGGCTGTCCGGCTCGGCGGCAAGAGCGGGTGGCCGTCCGACCCCGCAGTGTGGGTGGGGCCGGTGCGGGTCGAACCGTGCGCCCGCTCCACGCCGCTGAGCCTCTGGGAGTGGATGAACCGGTTGTGGGAGGTGGACCCTTGGCTGTGA